A genomic stretch from Lysobacter soyae includes:
- a CDS encoding thymidine kinase, which translates to MAKLYFYYSAMNAGKTTTLLQSAHNYRERGMRVAILTPRLDVRAGEGVVSSRIGLSASGLVFNHGSDLLAMIEADIRTRGKLNCVLVDEAQFLTKAQVWQLSEVVDALHVPVLCYGLRTDFQGELFEGSAALLAWADELQEIKTICHSGAKATMTVRVDDAGRAVQQGPQVQIGGNERYVSVSRAEFKRVMQGEGSIEPLQAPLPLEDGRDD; encoded by the coding sequence ATGGCAAAGCTGTACTTTTACTACTCGGCGATGAATGCCGGCAAGACCACGACCTTGCTGCAGTCGGCACACAACTACCGTGAGCGCGGCATGCGCGTGGCGATTCTGACGCCCAGGCTGGATGTGCGGGCAGGCGAGGGCGTGGTGTCCTCCAGAATCGGGCTCAGCGCATCGGGGCTGGTGTTCAATCATGGCTCTGATCTGCTGGCGATGATCGAAGCCGACATACGCACACGGGGGAAATTGAATTGCGTCCTGGTGGACGAAGCGCAATTTCTCACCAAGGCTCAGGTGTGGCAGTTGTCAGAGGTGGTGGATGCCTTGCATGTGCCGGTCTTGTGTTACGGCCTCCGCACCGATTTCCAGGGCGAGCTATTCGAAGGGAGTGCGGCGCTGCTGGCCTGGGCGGACGAGCTGCAGGAAATCAAAACCATCTGCCATTCGGGTGCCAAGGCGACCATGACGGTGCGGGTGGACGACGCGGGGCGTGCTGTTCAACAAGGGCCGCAGGTGCAAATCGGTGGCAACGAGCGCTATGTCTCGGTCAGTCGCGCGGAGTTCAAACGCGTGATGCAAGGCGAAGGCAGTATCGAACCGCTCCAAGCGCCGCTGCCTCTGGAAGACGGCCGCGACGACTGA
- a CDS encoding serine/threonine-protein kinase: MDRAQWQRVSDALDALLELEAEARSANLAAIRENDPALADALENMLAHEHTEDPRIDQPIVTAPPGMASGDTLGPYILDGKLGEGGMGQVWRAHRADGLHQIPLALKLLRPGLADTNLRTRFNREREILARLAHPNIARLLDAGIANTGVPYLALEYVEGKSLLVFARERNLDIDSRIDLFKQVCDAVSHAHANLVVHRDLKPSNILVTDKGQVRLLDFGIGKLLEESDDVIEHTHTGLRPFTLHYAAPEQIRGETVTTRTDVYSMGVVLYELLTGKKPYRLKRESSAQWEEAILSAEAVKPSQAVMQTDRVDAKRLSRELSGDLDNIVLKALSKQAADRYTSVEALSADLTRYQEGLPVKARPQSFGYRTRKFLLRHRMSILSGIGLAAVLLTLLGVALWQRSEAVRETARAQAMQNFMVGLFENADATQKGKPEDVATLIDAAEARGERELVKQPRAHAELLAMIARIRIALGQYDRASKVLARQERLLAMVPDAPSSLTLEAATQSGRVQRLLGFPSRCIAILEPKVTLATNEQAQLPAHVADFYSQYARCLRTSNAATARYYFERSLSLRRSALGDDIGVVENLTDLAALSFDARDYPDALKRFKDALAKLRALGGERHVLSIDLLRSIGTTEAAMHDYAAAGAAFSEALDHSLELQGPNHPQTVVLRRAMAQGYMEQGQYEEAAREYKLVQNALNGRPQGIADAIRSQIDMAATAQQLGHLDEAQTGYQRAVRLANGRSDYAAAQVEALTGLASLFRELGNYPAALRNANVARKLANANAAISKEVEDRIVEEIAETQIADGDVESALETLDPVLRRRGARASKAQALNLHARARLAKNAESLTRTRDLLDIATRLADAAVPKDANLVWRLRSYDADALCRSSDTEGKKAFELLITDIKRERPDGAMRLRETQSLLARCGIDPLPPPSVAHPASAPR, from the coding sequence ATGGATCGCGCGCAATGGCAGCGTGTGTCGGACGCGCTCGACGCACTGTTGGAATTGGAGGCGGAGGCGCGCAGCGCGAACTTGGCCGCCATTCGCGAAAACGATCCGGCATTGGCCGATGCCCTCGAGAACATGCTCGCGCATGAACATACCGAGGATCCGCGCATCGACCAGCCGATCGTCACTGCACCGCCCGGCATGGCAAGCGGTGACACCTTGGGTCCGTACATCCTCGACGGCAAGTTGGGTGAAGGCGGCATGGGGCAAGTCTGGCGGGCACACCGCGCAGACGGTCTGCATCAAATACCGCTGGCACTGAAACTGTTGCGTCCGGGTCTGGCCGATACCAATCTGCGCACGCGCTTCAATCGTGAGCGCGAGATATTGGCGCGGCTCGCTCACCCCAATATCGCCCGTCTGCTCGATGCCGGCATCGCCAACACCGGGGTGCCTTACCTCGCGCTCGAATATGTGGAAGGTAAGAGCCTGTTGGTCTTTGCCCGCGAACGCAACCTCGACATCGACAGCCGTATCGACTTGTTCAAACAAGTGTGTGATGCCGTCAGCCATGCCCACGCCAACCTCGTGGTGCATCGCGACCTCAAACCGTCGAACATCCTGGTCACCGACAAAGGGCAAGTTCGCTTACTCGACTTCGGCATCGGCAAACTGCTCGAGGAAAGCGATGATGTCATCGAGCACACGCACACCGGACTGCGGCCTTTCACCCTGCATTACGCGGCGCCGGAACAAATCCGCGGCGAAACGGTCACCACGCGCACCGATGTGTATTCGATGGGCGTCGTGTTGTATGAACTACTCACGGGAAAGAAACCCTATCGATTGAAGCGCGAGTCCAGCGCGCAGTGGGAAGAGGCCATTCTTTCGGCGGAAGCGGTGAAACCCTCGCAAGCCGTCATGCAGACGGATCGCGTCGATGCCAAACGTTTGTCGCGCGAGTTGTCGGGGGATCTCGACAACATCGTGCTCAAAGCCTTGTCGAAACAGGCCGCCGACCGCTATACCTCGGTGGAAGCGCTCAGCGCCGATCTCACGCGTTATCAAGAAGGCCTTCCGGTCAAAGCGCGGCCGCAAAGTTTCGGCTATCGCACACGGAAGTTCTTGCTCCGCCACCGCATGTCGATCTTGAGTGGCATCGGTTTGGCGGCGGTGTTGCTTACGCTCCTCGGTGTCGCCCTGTGGCAACGCAGCGAAGCCGTGCGTGAAACGGCACGCGCGCAGGCGATGCAGAACTTTATGGTGGGCTTGTTCGAAAATGCCGATGCGACGCAAAAGGGCAAGCCCGAAGACGTCGCCACACTCATCGATGCCGCGGAAGCACGCGGTGAGCGTGAGTTGGTCAAACAGCCGCGTGCCCATGCCGAGTTGTTGGCCATGATCGCGCGCATCCGTATCGCCCTCGGCCAGTACGATCGTGCGTCCAAAGTTCTGGCGCGACAAGAACGCTTGCTGGCCATGGTGCCCGACGCGCCGTCGAGTTTGACCTTGGAGGCGGCGACGCAGTCCGGACGCGTGCAACGGTTGTTGGGCTTTCCCTCGCGTTGTATTGCGATTCTCGAGCCCAAAGTCACGCTGGCCACCAACGAACAAGCGCAGCTGCCCGCGCACGTCGCCGATTTCTATTCGCAGTACGCGCGCTGCTTGCGCACCAGCAATGCCGCCACTGCCCGCTATTACTTCGAGCGTTCGTTATCACTGCGGCGCAGCGCACTCGGCGATGACATCGGCGTTGTCGAGAACCTGACCGACCTCGCCGCGCTCTCATTCGACGCGCGGGACTATCCGGATGCGCTGAAACGCTTCAAAGACGCCTTGGCCAAGCTGCGCGCGTTGGGCGGCGAACGCCACGTGCTGTCAATCGATTTGTTGCGCAGCATTGGCACCACAGAAGCGGCGATGCATGACTATGCGGCCGCCGGCGCCGCGTTCTCTGAAGCTTTGGATCACAGCTTGGAATTGCAGGGCCCCAATCACCCGCAAACCGTGGTGCTGCGCCGGGCGATGGCGCAGGGCTATATGGAACAGGGTCAGTACGAAGAGGCCGCCCGCGAATACAAGCTCGTGCAAAACGCATTGAACGGTCGCCCACAAGGCATCGCCGATGCGATTCGCTCGCAGATCGACATGGCCGCCACCGCACAACAACTCGGACATTTGGACGAGGCGCAAACGGGCTATCAGCGCGCCGTGCGTCTGGCCAATGGCCGCAGTGACTACGCGGCGGCCCAAGTGGAAGCGCTGACGGGATTGGCATCACTTTTCCGGGAACTGGGCAACTATCCTGCCGCGCTGCGCAACGCCAATGTGGCGCGAAAACTCGCGAATGCGAACGCCGCGATTTCCAAAGAGGTGGAAGATCGCATCGTCGAGGAAATTGCCGAAACACAAATCGCGGACGGCGATGTCGAAAGCGCGCTTGAAACCTTGGACCCGGTGTTGCGTCGGCGCGGTGCGCGCGCTTCGAAAGCGCAGGCCTTGAATTTGCACGCACGTGCACGTCTTGCGAAGAATGCCGAATCACTCACCCGTACCCGCGACCTCCTCGACATCGCCACCCGTCTCGCCGACGCGGCGGTACCGAAGGATGCGAATCTGGTTTGGCGGCTGCGCAGCTACGATGCCGATGCCTTGTGCCGGTCTTCGGACACCGAAGGTAAGAAAGCCTTCGAACTTTTGATCACAGACATCAAGCGTGAACGTCCCGATGGCGCGATGCGTTTGCGCGAGACCCAATCCTTATTGGCGCGATGTGGCATCGACCCGTTGCCACCGCCCAGCGTGGCCCATCCCGCCAGCGCGCCCCGTTGA
- a CDS encoding ECF-type sigma factor: protein MNGSDSAEGITQWLSAARAGDRASLDRVLQALYAQLHDMAQRQLRQSDDDETLDPTALVHEAYIKLVGSNAPSFSDRSGFFSYAATAMRSVVVDHARSRVALKRGGGEADARINELPELADEGLKLDEDVLSLDAALLQLEGLDEHLAKVVELRYFGGLSEPQIAEITGRSERTIRRDWQKARMFLLNQLQGQ, encoded by the coding sequence ATGAACGGGTCCGATTCCGCCGAAGGCATTACGCAGTGGCTCTCAGCTGCGCGTGCGGGTGATCGCGCTTCTCTGGATCGCGTCCTTCAAGCCTTGTACGCGCAATTGCACGACATGGCGCAACGGCAACTGCGGCAATCCGATGACGACGAAACGCTGGACCCCACGGCGCTGGTGCACGAGGCCTATATCAAGCTGGTGGGCTCGAATGCGCCGTCGTTCTCAGATCGCTCGGGATTCTTCTCCTATGCCGCTACCGCCATGCGCAGCGTGGTGGTGGACCACGCGCGCAGCCGGGTGGCATTGAAGCGCGGTGGCGGCGAAGCCGATGCGCGCATCAACGAATTGCCGGAGCTTGCCGACGAAGGGCTGAAGCTCGATGAAGACGTGTTGTCGCTGGACGCCGCGCTGCTTCAGCTGGAAGGCTTGGACGAACATCTGGCGAAAGTGGTCGAGCTGCGCTATTTCGGCGGATTGTCAGAGCCGCAAATCGCCGAGATAACCGGTCGTTCCGAACGCACGATCCGTCGCGACTGGCAGAAAGCCCGCATGTTCTTGTTGAATCAACTGCAAGGGCAATAA
- the mutM gene encoding bifunctional DNA-formamidopyrimidine glycosylase/DNA-(apurinic or apyrimidinic site) lyase, which translates to MPELPEVETTRRGIAPHMLGRRVKQLVLRRPDLRWPIPTEIAPAIQNEPVQDIRRRAKYLLIDFAPGSAVLHLGMSGSLRVLPGDTPVRTHDHVDFQLDDARVVRFNDPRRFGALLWQPAGTTHPLLDALGPEPLSDDFDGDWLYARSRGRKASVKTFLMDQATVVGVGNIYAAEALFAAGIAPLRAAGSISRARYEALAREVKRILAAAIQRGGTTLRDFISPDGSAGYFAQSLSVYGREGEHCVTCGRALKQARIGQRASVWCPHCQK; encoded by the coding sequence ATGCCTGAATTACCTGAAGTTGAAACCACGCGTCGCGGCATTGCGCCACACATGCTCGGGCGTCGGGTCAAGCAATTGGTGCTGCGTCGTCCCGATCTGCGCTGGCCGATTCCGACGGAGATTGCACCGGCCATTCAAAACGAACCGGTGCAAGACATTCGCCGCCGCGCGAAATATTTGCTGATCGATTTCGCGCCTGGCAGTGCGGTGCTGCATTTGGGCATGTCGGGTAGCCTGCGCGTCTTGCCCGGCGATACGCCCGTGCGCACGCATGATCATGTCGACTTCCAGCTGGATGATGCGCGTGTGGTCCGTTTCAATGATCCGCGGCGTTTCGGCGCGCTGTTGTGGCAACCGGCGGGCACCACGCATCCGTTGTTGGACGCTTTGGGGCCCGAGCCACTGTCCGATGACTTTGATGGCGATTGGCTATACGCCCGATCACGCGGCCGCAAAGCCAGTGTCAAAACCTTCTTGATGGACCAAGCCACCGTGGTCGGTGTGGGCAACATCTATGCCGCCGAAGCCTTGTTTGCCGCCGGCATTGCCCCGCTGCGCGCGGCCGGCTCGATCAGTCGCGCCCGTTACGAGGCGCTGGCTAGGGAAGTGAAGCGCATTTTGGCCGCGGCGATTCAACGCGGCGGCACTACCTTGCGCGATTTCATCAGTCCCGATGGCAGCGCCGGCTATTTCGCGCAGTCTTTGTCGGTCTATGGGCGCGAAGGCGAGCACTGTGTGACCTGCGGAAGGGCGCTCAAGCAGGCGCGTATCGGCCAACGTGCCTCGGTGTGGTGTCCGCACTGCCAGAAATAG
- a CDS encoding M16 family metallopeptidase encodes MRKTLLAVALAGMVAMAPVYAQSIQVPKIQFSERVLANGLRVISVPDNTNPTVSVQVWYDVGSKNDPQGRSGFAHLFEHIMFKSTKNMKSEQFDRMTEDVGGMNNASTSDDYTNYFESVPANHLQRLLWAEAERLSNLNVDEANFKSERAVVQEEYRQSVLSNPYGRLFNAISTYSYTAHPYKRSTIGSIEDLDAASVQDVIDFHKTYYRPDNAVLIVSGNFDQKQLDGWVDQYFAWIPKPATAIPRVTVKEPARTADKRYTVKSPSAPTPGVVVDWLVPPANNADMAALDVASALLSQGESSRFYQRLVYKEQVALQASAALDARTDTGLFYLLAILNAGHQPAEAEAMMLDEVRKLATGEISDAELDKVKTQVLTSRLTRMQSAQGKGMMLGSALIIEGDASRANTGLDEFQRVTAADVQRVLKKYVLDGKKVTIDYLPEQTAAADSKGAAK; translated from the coding sequence ATGCGCAAAACCCTTTTGGCGGTTGCGCTTGCCGGCATGGTCGCGATGGCGCCCGTGTACGCGCAATCCATCCAAGTGCCGAAAATCCAATTCAGCGAACGCGTGCTGGCCAACGGCCTGCGCGTGATCTCGGTGCCGGACAACACCAACCCGACCGTATCGGTCCAGGTCTGGTACGACGTGGGTTCAAAGAACGATCCGCAAGGGCGTTCCGGCTTCGCGCATTTGTTTGAACACATCATGTTCAAGAGCACCAAGAACATGAAGTCCGAACAGTTCGACCGCATGACCGAAGACGTCGGCGGCATGAACAATGCCAGCACCAGTGACGACTACACGAATTACTTCGAGTCGGTGCCGGCAAATCATTTGCAGCGTTTGTTGTGGGCGGAAGCCGAGCGTCTGTCGAACTTGAACGTGGATGAAGCCAACTTCAAGTCGGAACGCGCCGTGGTGCAAGAGGAATATCGCCAAAGCGTCTTGTCGAATCCTTATGGTCGCTTGTTCAATGCCATCAGCACCTATTCGTACACCGCGCATCCCTATAAGCGTTCCACCATCGGCAGCATCGAAGATCTTGACGCGGCCTCGGTGCAGGACGTCATTGATTTCCACAAGACCTATTACCGTCCCGACAATGCGGTGTTGATCGTGTCGGGCAATTTCGATCAAAAGCAGCTGGACGGCTGGGTTGATCAATACTTCGCCTGGATTCCGAAACCCGCCACCGCGATTCCGCGCGTGACGGTGAAAGAACCGGCGCGAACCGCGGACAAGCGCTACACTGTGAAGAGCCCGAGCGCGCCGACACCGGGCGTGGTCGTGGATTGGCTGGTGCCGCCGGCCAACAACGCCGACATGGCTGCCTTGGACGTCGCCTCGGCGTTGTTGTCGCAAGGGGAGTCTTCGCGCTTCTACCAACGCCTTGTTTACAAAGAGCAGGTGGCCTTGCAAGCCTCTGCGGCGTTAGACGCACGCACCGATACGGGCCTGTTTTACTTGCTCGCGATCTTGAACGCAGGCCATCAACCGGCCGAAGCAGAAGCGATGATGTTGGATGAAGTGCGCAAGCTCGCCACCGGTGAGATCAGCGATGCCGAGCTCGACAAGGTGAAAACCCAGGTGTTGACCTCGCGACTCACGCGCATGCAGTCGGCGCAGGGCAAAGGGATGATGTTGGGCTCGGCGCTGATCATCGAAGGCGATGCCTCGCGTGCAAACACGGGTCTTGACGAGTTCCAACGGGTGACTGCCGCGGATGTACAGCGCGTGCTGAAGAAATACGTCCTCGACGGCAAGAAGGTCACGATTGATTACTTGCCCGAACAAACCGCTGCAGCCGACAGCAAGGGAGCCGCGAAATGA
- a CDS encoding M16 family metallopeptidase → MKKTPFVARTLALSIAFACSAQAADFPSAPPEAGPAPKVSIPTAVETTLPNGLRVITVTRPGLPLVTTNLMVRAGAEHDPADKSGLTYFTGELITKGAKGRSAAQIAEAAEALGGSLDVTTGWDASGVDITVATPKLDAAMALMSDTVLAPDYAQEELERLRTQTLNGLKQSMSRPNVVSSLALSRVVYGAHTYGHPASGTPQSLPKISRDDVAAQYKAMWRPDQAILLFAGDITPAQAKALASKYFGQWTAPNSLLPTAPAKPVAGGKGALWVINQPGAGQSGVSMGVQATARKDKDYYAGTLANAILGGSYSARLNQEIRIKRGLSYGANSRLQSLAAGGAWTGSALTKNPSSMEVVDLMRTEALRLGKEPVAADEFTARQATLTGNYAMGLESTDGLSSVLGNLAVQGIDLQEANRFIDRINAVTPAQVQSYAGKYFKPGGLNFVVVGDTKDFETKIPAGAVRLDVSKLNLDSPDLGK, encoded by the coding sequence ATGAAGAAGACACCGTTTGTAGCACGCACACTTGCGCTGTCGATTGCGTTCGCCTGCTCCGCGCAGGCTGCCGACTTCCCGAGCGCGCCGCCTGAAGCCGGTCCGGCGCCCAAAGTGAGCATTCCGACGGCGGTCGAAACCACCTTGCCGAACGGTTTGCGTGTGATTACCGTGACGCGTCCCGGCCTGCCCTTGGTCACCACCAACTTGATGGTGCGCGCGGGTGCGGAACATGATCCGGCAGACAAATCGGGTTTGACCTATTTCACCGGTGAACTGATCACCAAGGGTGCGAAGGGCCGTTCTGCCGCGCAGATCGCCGAAGCCGCGGAAGCGCTCGGTGGCAGTTTGGATGTCACGACCGGTTGGGATGCCAGTGGTGTGGATATTACCGTGGCGACGCCGAAGTTGGATGCGGCCATGGCGCTGATGTCGGATACGGTGTTGGCACCGGACTACGCACAAGAGGAACTGGAACGGCTGCGCACCCAAACGTTGAACGGTTTGAAGCAATCGATGAGCCGTCCGAACGTGGTGTCTTCGCTGGCGCTGTCGCGCGTGGTGTACGGCGCCCATACCTATGGTCACCCCGCATCGGGCACGCCGCAGTCCTTGCCGAAAATTAGCCGCGACGATGTCGCCGCGCAATACAAGGCGATGTGGCGTCCGGACCAAGCCATTCTGTTGTTCGCAGGTGACATCACCCCTGCGCAGGCGAAGGCATTGGCCAGCAAATATTTCGGACAGTGGACTGCGCCGAACAGTTTGTTGCCGACTGCCCCCGCCAAGCCCGTTGCCGGCGGCAAAGGTGCGTTGTGGGTGATCAACCAACCGGGTGCGGGCCAATCCGGCGTGTCGATGGGCGTTCAGGCCACCGCACGCAAAGACAAGGACTACTACGCCGGCACCTTGGCGAATGCGATTCTCGGTGGTTCGTACTCGGCGCGTTTGAACCAGGAAATCCGCATCAAACGCGGGCTCTCCTATGGCGCGAATTCCCGCTTGCAGTCTTTGGCGGCCGGCGGGGCCTGGACCGGTTCTGCATTGACGAAGAACCCCTCGTCGATGGAGGTCGTTGATCTGATGCGCACCGAGGCGTTGCGATTGGGCAAGGAACCGGTGGCTGCTGATGAATTCACGGCCCGTCAAGCCACCTTGACCGGCAACTACGCCATGGGACTTGAGTCCACCGACGGTCTTTCCTCGGTGCTCGGCAATCTGGCCGTGCAAGGCATCGACTTGCAAGAGGCCAACCGCTTCATTGATCGCATCAATGCCGTGACGCCCGCACAAGTCCAAAGTTATGCCGGCAAGTACTTCAAGCCCGGTGGTTTGAACTTCGTGGTAGTGGGTGACACTAAGGACTTTGAAACGAAGATTCCGGCAGGTGCGGTGCGCTTGGATGTGTCGAAGTTGAATTTGGATTCGCCCGACCTGGGCAAATAA
- a CDS encoding M13 family metallopeptidase yields the protein MPYLQRGALAVAVACALTACPQTPPPAAEAPPAQAAAPAKNTIGIDTAGMDTSIAAGDDFDAYANGGWLKTAQIPDDRSSTGIFLKVFEKAEQRTKDLVQGLAASKAAPGTDARRIADYYAAYMDEAGIEQRGIAALQPTLDGIAALKDKTDLSRALGETLRADVDPLNATNYHTEHLFGVFVSQGLSDPSRNMAYLLQGGLGMPDRDYYLSKDPAMVEIRGKYKTYIADLLKQANVADADKKAAAIYALEEKIARAHAPLTDTDDVHKANNPWPVAEFAKKAPGLDWTAFLKAAGLEGQTTINAWQPQAISGLSALTASESLDTWKDWMTFHAINENAGLLPKAFDDLSFGFYGTTLNGTPKQRERMKRGLARVNNDLGDAVGKLYVEKYFPASSRTEVQQLVSNLLAVFPERIDKLDWMSAETKAKAKAKVATIKVGVGYPDKWRDYSALEIKADDPIGNHQRAQLAELKHQLAKLNTAPDKGEWWMTPQTVNAVNLPLQNALNFPAAILEAPFFDPNADAAANYGSIGAVIGHEISHSFDNLGAEFDADGKLQNWWTKADADHFKASSKKLIEQYNAYEALPGLHLNGEQELGENIADLAGLAVAYDAYQKSLGGKPAPVINGMTGDQRFFLAFAQSWRTKTREAALRAQIVGDVHAPGSFRVRTVRNIDGWYSAFDVKEGQKLYLKPDDRVRIW from the coding sequence CTGCCTTACCTTCAACGCGGCGCGCTGGCAGTGGCCGTCGCCTGCGCCTTGACCGCGTGCCCGCAAACGCCGCCGCCCGCCGCCGAAGCACCGCCGGCCCAAGCCGCCGCGCCCGCGAAAAACACCATCGGCATCGACACGGCCGGCATGGATACCAGCATCGCCGCCGGCGACGATTTCGATGCCTATGCGAATGGCGGCTGGCTGAAGACCGCACAAATTCCGGACGATCGCTCCAGCACCGGTATTTTCTTGAAGGTATTTGAAAAAGCTGAGCAACGCACCAAAGATCTCGTCCAAGGTCTGGCGGCATCGAAGGCCGCGCCGGGCACCGACGCCCGTCGCATCGCGGACTACTACGCGGCATACATGGACGAGGCAGGCATCGAACAGCGCGGCATCGCCGCTTTGCAGCCGACGCTGGACGGCATCGCCGCGCTCAAAGACAAGACCGATCTCTCCCGTGCCTTGGGTGAAACCCTGCGCGCCGATGTCGATCCCTTGAACGCCACCAACTACCACACCGAACACCTGTTCGGCGTGTTCGTCAGCCAAGGCTTGTCGGATCCGTCGCGCAACATGGCCTACTTGTTGCAAGGCGGTTTGGGCATGCCCGATCGCGATTACTACTTGTCTAAAGATCCCGCCATGGTGGAGATTCGCGGCAAGTACAAGACCTACATCGCCGACCTGTTGAAGCAAGCCAACGTCGCCGATGCCGACAAGAAGGCGGCGGCCATTTACGCGCTGGAAGAGAAAATCGCGCGCGCACATGCGCCGCTCACCGATACCGATGACGTGCACAAGGCCAACAACCCGTGGCCGGTGGCAGAGTTCGCCAAGAAGGCGCCGGGCCTTGATTGGACGGCCTTCTTGAAGGCCGCCGGCTTGGAAGGCCAAACCACCATCAATGCATGGCAACCCCAAGCCATTTCCGGTCTCTCCGCGTTGACCGCCAGCGAATCCTTGGACACTTGGAAAGACTGGATGACGTTCCACGCCATCAACGAAAACGCCGGTTTGTTGCCGAAAGCCTTCGACGACCTGTCGTTCGGTTTCTACGGCACGACCTTGAACGGCACGCCGAAGCAACGTGAGCGTATGAAACGCGGCCTTGCACGCGTCAACAACGATCTGGGCGATGCGGTCGGCAAGTTGTATGTGGAAAAATATTTCCCGGCGTCTTCCCGTACCGAAGTGCAACAACTGGTGTCAAACCTGTTGGCCGTGTTCCCCGAGCGCATCGACAAACTCGATTGGATGAGCGCCGAAACCAAAGCCAAGGCGAAGGCTAAAGTGGCGACCATCAAGGTCGGCGTCGGCTATCCGGACAAGTGGCGTGACTACAGCGCTTTGGAAATCAAAGCGGATGATCCGATCGGCAACCATCAGCGCGCACAGTTGGCGGAGCTGAAGCATCAACTCGCCAAGTTGAACACCGCACCGGACAAGGGCGAATGGTGGATGACACCGCAAACCGTCAATGCAGTGAATTTGCCGCTGCAAAATGCCCTGAACTTCCCGGCCGCCATTTTGGAAGCGCCGTTCTTTGATCCGAATGCCGATGCAGCCGCCAACTATGGTTCGATCGGTGCGGTGATCGGCCACGAAATCAGCCACAGCTTTGACAACCTCGGTGCCGAATTCGATGCCGACGGCAAACTGCAAAACTGGTGGACCAAAGCCGACGCGGATCACTTCAAGGCCAGCTCCAAGAAGTTGATCGAGCAATACAACGCGTACGAAGCCTTGCCGGGTCTGCATTTGAACGGCGAACAAGAACTCGGTGAAAACATCGCCGACTTGGCCGGCCTCGCCGTCGCTTACGACGCCTACCAAAAATCGCTGGGCGGCAAGCCGGCACCCGTTATCAACGGCATGACCGGTGATCAACGATTCTTCCTGGCATTCGCGCAAAGCTGGCGCACCAAGACCCGTGAAGCGGCGCTGCGTGCGCAGATCGTCGGCGACGTGCACGCCCCCGGCAGTTTCCGTGTCCGCACCGTTCGCAATATCGATGGCTGGTATTCCGCGTTCGACGTCAAAGAAGGTCAGAAGCTTTACCTGAAGCCGGACGACCGTGTGCGTATCTGGTAA